The genomic interval GCTGCGCGCGGCCCAGGTCTGGGAAGAAGACCTCACCCGCCAGACGGCGGCGCTGAACGCCGTGCTGCAAGGCCTCGTCGCCATGCAGAAGGAGATGCAGGCGCAGCTCGAGCAGCTCGCGCGTGGGCCGGAGCCGGAGCCGGTGCTGCTCGTGAAGCAGCCGGAGCCGGTGCCGCTTCAGGCGCCCAAGTCGCCCGCGCAGAAGGCGCGGCCGCCCTCGATTTCGCCGGTGGCCGCAGGGCTCAACAACCGCGTGCACCACCGCGCCAAGCTCAAGGTGCAGGTCGACTTCGAGAGCGACCACAACTTCTTCACCGGCTTCTCCTCGGACATCTCCGAGGGCGGTCTGTTTGTCGCGACGGTGAACCTGCAGCCGCTGGGTTCACCCGTCGAGGTGGCGTTCGCGCTGCCCACGGGCGAGCAGGTGGTGGCCAAGGGCGTGGTGCGTTGGATCCGCGAGGCCAGCGATCAGGACGCCACGGTCCAGCCGGGCATGGGCATCCAGTTCGAGCATCTGTCGGAAGACGCGCGCGACGCGGTTCACCAGTTCATCAGCCAGCGCGAGCCGATGTTCTACACGGACTGAAAAATCATCCGTCGTCCGGCGAGAGGCAGAACGGGCCCTGGTTCTTGAAGCCGTGGCAGGTGTAGCCCGAGCGGCACTCCACGCTCTCGTTGCAGGCGCGCAGACAAATCGGGCCTTCGCCGTGGTGGTCGATGCACTCCGAGCCCGTGGGACACGTCGACGAGTCGCCCGGCGTGCAGTGCTCGGTGCAGTAGCCGCCCGGGAACGTGCCCGCGTGCGAGCAGGTGCGGCCGCCGCAGTCCTGGTCGGTGGTGCACGCGTCGCCGATGCCCGAGCCGCAGCCGGCCAAGCCCAACGCCAGAACCAGTAGACTCAAGCGAACCATGACCACCTCGAACCCGGGGTTTTAAGTCGCCCGGGCGCGATCTAGATTGACTGAAG from Deltaproteobacteria bacterium carries:
- a CDS encoding TIGR02266 family protein, whose product is MAVPRQGPDELSVKEQQLESWEEKLAQRAQSLAETARTLQQRRAAVGPLATLVQQQGGRPPAKLNELLSADPMLSAPHVAQAVDQAAAARRMAVEQRLRAAQVWEEDLTRQTAALNAVLQGLVAMQKEMQAQLEQLARGPEPEPVLLVKQPEPVPLQAPKSPAQKARPPSISPVAAGLNNRVHHRAKLKVQVDFESDHNFFTGFSSDISEGGLFVATVNLQPLGSPVEVAFALPTGEQVVAKGVVRWIREASDQDATVQPGMGIQFEHLSEDARDAVHQFISQREPMFYTD